AAGTTCAAGAAGCGCTACTCGCGCTGAGCGCGCTGAGCGCGCTTCGCGCGCCAGCGAGGGCAGGAGGGCAGGAGCGCAGGAGGGCACGAGAGATTCCGATTCTCTCGTGCCCTCCTGCGCTCCTGCCCTCCTGCCCTCCTGCCCTCCTGCCCTAGTGCTTCAGTATGCGCACCCCGCCCGACCCGCCGTCGATCACGATGCGGCCGCGGCCGTCGCCGATCTGGCCGCGGAGGTGGTCGCTCTCCTTGCGGGTCACCTGGATCGGGACGTCGCTCTCGATGCCGCCGCTGCCGGAGTCGATGTCGACCTGGGCGCCGAGCGTGGCCGGGATGCGGAGCGTGATCGAGCCGGAGCCGGTGTCGATGCGCACGGCGTCGATGTCGGACGCGAGATCGAGGTCGACCGAGCCGCTGCCGTTGTCGATCTTCACGTCCTTCGACGTGACGTTCGACAGCCGCGCCGAGCCCGAGCCGAGGTCGAGGTCGATCGAGGACGCGCTGAGGTTGGCGCCGGTCAGGCTGCCGGATCCGCCGTCGACCTTGAGCCGGGTGGCGCTCACGTCGCGCAGCTCGACGGGGCCGGAGCCGAGGTCGAGGTCCACGTCGCCCTGCGCGTTGCTGACGCGCACGCGCCCCGAGCCCGCGTCGACGGCGAGCCGCCCGCGGGTGCCGTCCGCCGTCACCGACGCCGCGTCGACGTCGAGATCGAGGTCGCCGTTCACGTTCGTGACGGTCGCCTCGCCCGCCGCGAGGTGCACGGCCACCTTGCCGCCGCTCGGCACCGCGACGGTCACGTCGGCCCACGCCTCGGTGCCACTGCCGGAGCTGCGGATCTGGGTGTCGCCGGATCCGAACGCGCCGTAGTTGCCGCCGCCCCACGTGCCGTCGCTCCGCACGCGCGTGCGCATGCGCGAGCCGCGCGGGAGGTCGGGGTACACGATGTCGTCGTCCGGGTAGATCACCCGCACGGCGCTCGTGCCCCGGAAGTCGCCGGCCTCCACGCGGAGCTTCGAGGCGTCGCGGCCGCGGCGGACGACGTCGACGGTGACGTCGCTCCCCGAGCCGGCGACGACGCGCACGGTGCCGACGAGGTTCCAGACGGCGGCCGCGCCGCGGAGCGCGTGGCGCTCGCCACCCTGTGCCCCGGCGACGGCCGCGGTGGCGATCGTGGCGCCGCCGACGACGGCGGCGCGGAGGAGCGTGCGGGCGCGGGGCAGCGTGGACATGGGGCGCGGGATGGGGGAAGCCCGACGGGCGGTCGAAAGGGGGTTCGCCGGGACGTACGAGGTCGTCGGGACCAGGGATTCGACGGGGGAGCCGGCCGCAGGGTTTGCCCGTCGTTACCTTCCGCGCGTGCCGTCCTCGCCCGACCCCACCGCCCGACCGCTCGACGCCCTGCTGCGCGACGAGCTGGCCGCCATCGACCGCGCGGCGCTCCGCCGCACCCTGCGCCCGATGCGTCGGCGCGAGGGAGCCACGCTGCTCGTGGACGACCGTGAGGTCGTGGACTTCGCGTCGAACGACTACCTCGGCCTCGCCGCCGACCCGCGGCTCGCCGGCGCGCTGCGCGACGCGCTCGACGACGTCGGGGTGGGCGCCGGCGCGGCGCGGCTCGTCACCGGCGACGACCCGCTGCACGAGCGGCTCGAGTCGGCGATCGCGGCGCTGAAGGGGACGGAGCGCGCGCTGCTGTTCGCGAGCGGCTTCGCGGCGAACGTCGGCGTGCTCCCCGCCCTCGCCGGGCGCGACGATGCGATCTACTCCGACGCGTTGAACCACGCGTCGATCGTCGACGGCTGCCGGCTGTCGCGCGCCGCGGTGCGCGTGTTCCCGCATGGCGACGTCGACGCGCTCGACGCGATGCTGCGCGCCGACGCGGGCGGGGCGCGCTTCCGCCGGCGGTGGATCGTCGTGGAGGGCGTGTACTCGATGGACGGCGACCTGTTCCCGCTCGACCGACTGGTGTCCCTCGCGCGTGCGCACGGCGCGTACACGGTGGTGGACGACGCGCACGCGAGCGGCGTGTTGGGCACCGGCGGTCGCGGGACCGCGTCGCACTTCGGCGTCGACGGCGCGATCGACGTGACGGTCGGCACGTTAGGCAAGGCGTTCGGCACGGCGGGCGCGTTCGTCGCCGGGTCGGCGGCGCTGTGCGACCTGCTGCTGCACCGCGCGCGGTCGTTCGTGTTCACGACGGGCAGCCCGCCGGCGGTGGCCGCGGCGACGCTGCGCGCCCTCGCGATCGCGCGCGACGAGCCATGGCGGCGCGACCGGCTGCGCGACAACGCACGCCGACTGCGCGCCGGGCTCGCGGCCCTCGGCCGGCCGGCGCCGGGCGAGGCGGACGGACACGTGGTGCCGGTGCTGTTGGGCGACCCGACGCGCACGGTGGACGCCGGCGCGCGGCTGCTCGCCGACGGCTTCGCGGTCGGCGCGATCCGGCCGCCGTCGGTGCCGCCCGGGAGCGCGCGCCTGAGGCTCAGCGTGAGCGCCGCGCACACGCCGGAGCAGATCGACGCGCTGCTGGAGGCGCTCGCCGCGGTGCCGGGCGTGCCTAACGCCGATCCGGTGCCGGCGTGATGGAGACCGACGCGCTGCTCGCGCTCGACGCGCGGCACGTGTGGCACCCGTACACGCAGCACCGCGGCGCGCCGACGCCGATCCCGGTGGCGCGCGCCGAGGGCGCGTACCTCTACACGACCGACGGGCGCCGCATCCTCGACGCCATCTCGAGCTGGTGGGTCACGCTGCACGGGCACGCGACGCCGGAGATCGCCGACGCGATCGGGCAGCAGGCGCGCACGCTGGAGCAGGTGATCTTCGCCGGGTGCACGCACGAGCCGGCGGTGCGTCTGTGCACGGAGCTCGCGCGCGTCGCGCCGGCGGGCCTTCGCCGCGTCTTCCTCTCCGACGACGGCTCGACGGCGGTGGAGGTCGCGGTGAAGATGGCGCTGCAGTACTGGGAGAACCGCGGCGAGCCGCGCCGCCTCGTCGCCGCGCTGGAGAACGCGTACCACGGCGACACGTTCGGCGCGATGAGCGTGAGCGCGCGCTCGGTGTACACGGCGTCGTTCGATCCCATGCTGTTCGACGTCGCGCGCCTCCCCGATCCGAGCGAGGGAGGCGCGGCGACGATCGACGCGCTCGACGCGCTGTTAGGGACCCGCGGCCGCGAGCTCGCCGCCGTCATCGTGGAGCCGCTGGTGCTCGGCGCCGGCGGCATGCGGATGTGGGATGAGGCGACGCTGCGCGCGATCGCGGAACGATGCCGCGCGAGCGCGATACCGCTCATCGCCGACGAGGTGATGACGGGCTTCGGGCGCACGGGACCGCTGTTCGCGTGCGAGCGCGCGGGCGTGACGCCGGATCTCATGTGCGTGTCGAAGGGGATCACCGGGGGCTTCCTGCCGTTGGGCGCGACGCTCGCCACCGACGCGCTGTTCGACACGTTCCTGAGCGACGACCGACGGCGCACGCTGTTCCACGGACACTCGTACACGGCGAACCCGATCGCCTGCGCCGCCGCGCTCGCGAGCCTCGCGCTGCTCGAGGCGCCGGCGTGCACCGCGGCGCGCGCGCGCATCGAGGCGGCGCACCGGCGTGGCCTCGCGGCGCTCGCCGCGCACCCGCGCGTGTCCGGCACGCGCCTGACGGGCACGATCGCGGCGTTCGAGATCGCGAGCCCCGAGCGCGGCTACCTCGCCGGAGTCGGGCGCGCGCTCGGCGCCTTCGCCCTCGCGGACGGCGTGCTCCTGCGGCCGTTAGGCGACACCTGCTACCTGCTCCCGCCGTACTGCACGAGCGACGACGACCTCGCGCACGCGTACGACGTCGTCGCGCGCTTCCTCGACCAGCCGCGCCCGTGAGCCGCGTCGTCCGCCTCGCGGTGACGGGCACCGACACGGGCGTCGGCAAGACGGTGACGGCGTGCGCGCTCGTCGCCGCGCTGCGGGCGCGCGGGCTCGCGGTGGGCGTCATGAAGCCGGTGGAGACCGGTGTCGCCGCGCGCGACGGGAGCACCGACGCCGAGCGGCTGCGGTGGGCGGCCGGCGAGACGGATCCGCTGGCGCTCGTCTGCCCGCACACGTTCGAGGAGCCGCTCGCTCCGTGGCTCGCTGCGGAGCGCGCCGGCCGGCCGCTCGACATCGCGACGCTCGACGTCGCGCTGGCGCAGGTCGGACGCGTGCGCGACGTCGTGGTGGTGGAGGGCGCCGGCGGCCTGCTCGTGCCGTTCACGCGCGAGCTGTCGTTCGCCGACCTCGTGTCGCGATGGGCGCTCGACGTGATCGTCGTCGCGGCGAACCGACTCGGCGTGTTGAACCACACGCTGCTCACGGTGCGCGAGGCGACGCGCCGCGGCCTCGTCGTGCGCGCCGTGGCGCTCGTCGACGCGGCCGACGACGGCGGCGTGGCCGAGCGCACGAACCCCGACGCGCTCGCGGCGCTCGTCGCTCCCGTGCCGGTGGTGCGCGTGCCGCGGCTCGACGAGCGCGCGCTGCACGACGCACGCGCGCTCGCCGACGCGGGCGCCGCGCTGGCGGACCTGGTGGCGGGGCGCATCGCCCCGACGACCGCCCCTTAGATTCAGGCACCCCGTAGCCACGATCCGATGCCGAACTGGAGCGAATTCGCCGACCGCGCACTCGCCGGCGAGCCCCTCACGCGCGACGAGGCGCGCGCCGTCCTCGCCGCCCCCGACGACGCGCTGCTCGACCAGCTCGCGGCCGCGTACCGCGTGCGGCGGCAGCACTGGGGGAACCGCGTGCGGCTGCACTTCCTGCTGAACGCGCAGAGCGGACTGTGCCCCGAGGACTGCGGCTACTGCTCGCAGTCGAAGGTGTCGGCGGCGGAGATCGAGAAGTACCCGATGCTCGCGCGCGAGAAGATCCTCGACGCCGCCGAGCGCGCCGCGCGGTTGAAGGCGGGGACGTTCTGCATGGTGATCTCGGGGCGCACGCCGGGCGGGCGCGTGTTCGAGAAGGTGCTCGACGCGGTGCGCGAGGTGAAGGCGCGCCACGACCTCCGCGTGTGCGCGTGCCTCGGCCTGCTCTCGGAGGCGCAGGCGGTGGCGCTGAAGGAGGCGGGCGTGACGCAGGTGAACCACAACCTGAACACGTCGCGCCGCTACACGCCGGACGTCGTCACCACACACACGTTCGACGACCGCGTGGCGACGGTGGAGCACGTGAAGGCGGCGGGCCTCAAGACGTGCTCGGGCGGCATCGTCGGCATGGGCGAGACCGACGACGACGTGATCGACCTCGCGCTGTCGCTGCGCGAGCTGGAGGTGCGCTCGGTGCCGGTGAACTTCCTCATCCCGGTGCCGGGGACGCCGTTCGAGACGGTGCGCGCGCTCGATCCCCGCCGCTGCCTGCGCGTGCTGTGCCTGTACCGCTTCCTGCTGCCGTCGCAGGAGATCCGCATCGCCGGCGGGCGCGAGGTGCACCTGCGGTCGATGCAGGTGATGGGGCTTTACCCGGCGAACTCGATCTTCATCGGCGACTACCTCACGACGCAGGGGGCCGCGGCGCGCGCGGACCTCGAGATGATCCGCGACGCGGGCTTCGTCCTGGAGGCGCCCGACGGCTCCGCGTACGCGGGGGATCCGCTCGCCGACCTGCCGGAGAGCTATCCGCGCGCGCCGCTCCCCATGATCCATGTCTGATCCATCGGCGCTCGACCTCTCGCTGCTGCGCCGCACGTACGCCCGCGCCGCGTTGGGCGAGTCCGACGTCGCCGACGACCCGATCGCGCAGTTCGCGGCGTGGTTCGCCGAGGCACAGCACGCGCAGGTGCCGGAGCCGAACGGCATGACGCTGGCCACGGCGACGCCCGACGGCCGTCCGTCGGCGCGCGTGGTGCTGCTGAAGAGCGTGGACGCGCGGGGCTTCGTGTTCTTCTGCGACTATCGCAGCCGCAAGGGCCAGGAGCTCGACGCGAACGCGCGCGCCGCGCTCGCGTTCTGGTGGGAGCCGCTGGAGCGGCAGGTGCGCGTGGAGGGGCGCGTGGAGCGCGCGTCGCGCGAGGAGTCCGCGGCGTACTTCGCGACGCGGCCGCGCGGCAGCCGCCTCGGCGCGTGGACGTCGCGGCAGTCGAGCGTGCTCCCCGACCGCGCGGCGCTGGAGCGCGAGCTGGCGGCGGTGGAGCAGCGATTCGCCGGCGTCGACGACGTACCGCTGCCGGACCACTGGGGCGGCTTTC
This DNA window, taken from Gemmatirosa kalamazoonensis, encodes the following:
- a CDS encoding DUF4097 family beta strand repeat-containing protein: MSTLPRARTLLRAAVVGGATIATAAVAGAQGGERHALRGAAAVWNLVGTVRVVAGSGSDVTVDVVRRGRDASKLRVEAGDFRGTSAVRVIYPDDDIVYPDLPRGSRMRTRVRSDGTWGGGNYGAFGSGDTQIRSSGSGTEAWADVTVAVPSGGKVAVHLAAGEATVTNVNGDLDLDVDAASVTADGTRGRLAVDAGSGRVRVSNAQGDVDLDLGSGPVELRDVSATRLKVDGGSGSLTGANLSASSIDLDLGSGSARLSNVTSKDVKIDNGSGSVDLDLASDIDAVRIDTGSGSITLRIPATLGAQVDIDSGSGGIESDVPIQVTRKESDHLRGQIGDGRGRIVIDGGSGGVRILKH
- the bioF gene encoding 8-amino-7-oxononanoate synthase — translated: MPSSPDPTARPLDALLRDELAAIDRAALRRTLRPMRRREGATLLVDDREVVDFASNDYLGLAADPRLAGALRDALDDVGVGAGAARLVTGDDPLHERLESAIAALKGTERALLFASGFAANVGVLPALAGRDDAIYSDALNHASIVDGCRLSRAAVRVFPHGDVDALDAMLRADAGGARFRRRWIVVEGVYSMDGDLFPLDRLVSLARAHGAYTVVDDAHASGVLGTGGRGTASHFGVDGAIDVTVGTLGKAFGTAGAFVAGSAALCDLLLHRARSFVFTTGSPPAVAAATLRALAIARDEPWRRDRLRDNARRLRAGLAALGRPAPGEADGHVVPVLLGDPTRTVDAGARLLADGFAVGAIRPPSVPPGSARLRLSVSAAHTPEQIDALLEALAAVPGVPNADPVPA
- a CDS encoding adenosylmethionine--8-amino-7-oxononanoate transaminase produces the protein METDALLALDARHVWHPYTQHRGAPTPIPVARAEGAYLYTTDGRRILDAISSWWVTLHGHATPEIADAIGQQARTLEQVIFAGCTHEPAVRLCTELARVAPAGLRRVFLSDDGSTAVEVAVKMALQYWENRGEPRRLVAALENAYHGDTFGAMSVSARSVYTASFDPMLFDVARLPDPSEGGAATIDALDALLGTRGRELAAVIVEPLVLGAGGMRMWDEATLRAIAERCRASAIPLIADEVMTGFGRTGPLFACERAGVTPDLMCVSKGITGGFLPLGATLATDALFDTFLSDDRRRTLFHGHSYTANPIACAAALASLALLEAPACTAARARIEAAHRRGLAALAAHPRVSGTRLTGTIAAFEIASPERGYLAGVGRALGAFALADGVLLRPLGDTCYLLPPYCTSDDDLAHAYDVVARFLDQPRP
- the bioD gene encoding dethiobiotin synthase codes for the protein MSRVVRLAVTGTDTGVGKTVTACALVAALRARGLAVGVMKPVETGVAARDGSTDAERLRWAAGETDPLALVCPHTFEEPLAPWLAAERAGRPLDIATLDVALAQVGRVRDVVVVEGAGGLLVPFTRELSFADLVSRWALDVIVVAANRLGVLNHTLLTVREATRRGLVVRAVALVDAADDGGVAERTNPDALAALVAPVPVVRVPRLDERALHDARALADAGAALADLVAGRIAPTTAP
- the bioB gene encoding biotin synthase BioB, which produces MPNWSEFADRALAGEPLTRDEARAVLAAPDDALLDQLAAAYRVRRQHWGNRVRLHFLLNAQSGLCPEDCGYCSQSKVSAAEIEKYPMLAREKILDAAERAARLKAGTFCMVISGRTPGGRVFEKVLDAVREVKARHDLRVCACLGLLSEAQAVALKEAGVTQVNHNLNTSRRYTPDVVTTHTFDDRVATVEHVKAAGLKTCSGGIVGMGETDDDVIDLALSLRELEVRSVPVNFLIPVPGTPFETVRALDPRRCLRVLCLYRFLLPSQEIRIAGGREVHLRSMQVMGLYPANSIFIGDYLTTQGAAARADLEMIRDAGFVLEAPDGSAYAGDPLADLPESYPRAPLPMIHV
- the pdxH gene encoding pyridoxamine 5'-phosphate oxidase; its protein translation is MSDPSALDLSLLRRTYARAALGESDVADDPIAQFAAWFAEAQHAQVPEPNGMTLATATPDGRPSARVVLLKSVDARGFVFFCDYRSRKGQELDANARAALAFWWEPLERQVRVEGRVERASREESAAYFATRPRGSRLGAWTSRQSSVLPDRAALERELAAVEQRFAGVDDVPLPDHWGGFRVVPDAIEFWQGRPDRLHDRIRYRLTSGGWTLDRLSP